A segment of the Bacteroidota bacterium genome:
CAATTCGTTGGTAGTTTCTTCAAAATATGTTTTTATTTTACTCATATCATTTCTTTTTTAGTTCGCAGTTTCTAGTTCGCAGTAAAACTCCGAACTAAGAACCACTTACTGTTTTGCACGGGCAGAGAGATTCGAACTCCCATCAACGGTTTTGGAGACCGCTATTCTACCATTGAACTATGCCCGTAATTTGGTTCAATGCTTATTTTTCGACCAAAATTGCCGGTTTTTCTACCAAAAAATACCAGCTTTTATAAACAGCAAAATGGCATCCCGCGAACGGGAGCCATTTTGCCTATATATAAACTATGGCAATTAATCTAAGATCTCAGTTACCTGACCTGCACCAACTGTACGGCCACCTTCGCGAATCGCGAAACGTAAACCTTTGTCCATTGCAATTGGGTTGATCAAGTTAACAGTGATAGTAACGTTATCACCAGGCATAACCATTTCGCGACCTGATTCTAATTCGATTTCTCCTGTAACGTCAGTAGTACGGAAATAGAATTGAGGACGGTATTTGTTATGGAATGGAGTGTGACGTCCACCTTCTTCTTTCTTCAAGATATAAACCTCAGCTTTAAATTTAGCGTGTGGTTTTACTGAACCAGGTTTTGCGATAACCATACCACGACGGATATCTTTTTTCTCGATACCACGTAATAATAAACCTACGTTATCTCCAGCCTCACCGTAATCTAAGATTTTACGGAACATCTCTACACCAGTTACAGTTGATGCTAATTTCTCAGCACCCATACCAATGATATCTACTGCATCGTTAGAGTTGATCACACCAGTTTCGATACGACCTGTAGCAACTGTACCACGACCAGTGATCGTGAACACGTCTTCTACCGGCATCAAGAAAGGCTTATCTTTATCACGTGGAGGAAGAGGGATATACTCATCAACCGCGTTCATTAATTCCATGATTTTATCAACCCATTTTGGGTCTTTGTTTAATCCACCTAAAGCAGAACCACGGATGATTGGAGTGTTATCACCATCAAACTTGTAGAATGATAATAATTCACGGATTTCCATTTCAACTAAGTCTAATAACTCAGCATCTTCAACCATGTCAACTTTATTCATGAATACAACGATACGAGGTACACCTACCTGACGAGCTAAAAGGATATGCTCGCGAGTTTGTGGCATCGGACCATCAGTAGCAGCTACCACTAAGATAGCACCGTCCATTTGTGCAGCACCTGTAACCATGTTTTTAACGTAGTCAGCGTGGCCAGGACAGTCAACGTGTGCGTAGTGACGTTTTTCTGTTGCATACTCAACGTGTGAAGTATTAATTGTAATACCGCGTTCTTTTTCTTCAGGAGCGTTGTCGATTGAAGAGAAATCGCGTAATTCTGCTAAACCTTTGTCAGCTAATACAGTTGTAATAGCAGCAGTTAAGGTAGTTTTTCCGTGGTCAACGTGACCAATAGTTCCAATGTTTACGTGTGGTTTGGAACGGTCGAATTTTTCTTTTGCCATAGTAGTTAATTTACTTGTTTTGTTATTTTTTGTTTATATATATTAGTTATTGACTAATCTTTTTAATTCGCTGTTTTCACAGTTTTTGAGCTGTTGATCGCGAGGTTTACACTCGCGACGACCTCTCAACTTTAGAGCTGTTGAGCAGGATTGAACTGCCGACCTCTTCCTTACCAAGGAAGTGCTCTACCACTGAGCTACAACAGCTAATTGCTCTCCTCTTTCAACACCAGTATTAAATGAACTTACCGTC
Coding sequences within it:
- the tuf gene encoding elongation factor Tu, which produces MAKEKFDRSKPHVNIGTIGHVDHGKTTLTAAITTVLADKGLAELRDFSSIDNAPEEKERGITINTSHVEYATEKRHYAHVDCPGHADYVKNMVTGAAQMDGAILVVAATDGPMPQTREHILLARQVGVPRIVVFMNKVDMVEDAELLDLVEMEIRELLSFYKFDGDNTPIIRGSALGGLNKDPKWVDKIMELMNAVDEYIPLPPRDKDKPFLMPVEDVFTITGRGTVATGRIETGVINSNDAVDIIGMGAEKLASTVTGVEMFRKILDYGEAGDNVGLLLRGIEKKDIRRGMVIAKPGSVKPHAKFKAEVYILKKEEGGRHTPFHNKYRPQFYFRTTDVTGEIELESGREMVMPGDNVTITVNLINPIAMDKGLRFAIREGGRTVGAGQVTEILD